From a single Bacillus sp. NEB1478 genomic region:
- a CDS encoding chemotaxis protein, which translates to MKKKIAVAVLHGIGDQKEDFSDLFSEELTKRFSQNVKPYLPEPDGELIIQPIYWGSVFNEKENEMWNSLSSGARLDFAKMRKFVVQFFGDAIAYQPSANPNPNYIKVHEIVARGLQKLSQDAGADAPLFIVAHSLGTVITSNYFYDLQYIPHKIHSTVKQEIQDSPLEKGETFAGFYSLGSPLAIWSLRYADFDKPISVPSPLLKNYYPDLTSGWINMYDKDDVFGYPLKPLNEQYKHAITQEIEINSGDLINSWTPFSHMYYFTTKDIIKQIGDDLAESWKKINLST; encoded by the coding sequence ATGAAAAAAAAGATTGCTGTTGCCGTACTGCATGGAATTGGTGATCAAAAAGAAGATTTTTCAGATCTTTTTTCGGAAGAACTTACAAAACGATTTTCCCAAAATGTAAAACCTTATTTGCCAGAACCTGATGGCGAACTTATCATTCAGCCCATTTACTGGGGAAGTGTGTTTAACGAAAAAGAAAACGAGATGTGGAACAGCCTTTCATCAGGGGCTAGATTAGACTTTGCTAAAATGAGAAAATTTGTTGTCCAATTCTTTGGTGATGCTATAGCATATCAGCCTTCAGCCAACCCAAATCCGAACTATATAAAAGTTCATGAAATAGTGGCACGAGGTCTTCAAAAATTAAGTCAAGATGCAGGAGCAGATGCACCGCTTTTCATTGTGGCTCATAGTTTAGGTACCGTCATTACGAGTAACTATTTTTATGATCTACAGTACATTCCTCACAAAATACATAGCACAGTCAAACAAGAAATACAGGACTCTCCACTTGAAAAAGGAGAGACATTTGCAGGGTTTTATTCACTTGGCAGTCCACTGGCTATTTGGAGCCTTCGGTATGCGGATTTTGATAAACCGATATCAGTCCCATCCCCGTTATTAAAAAACTATTATCCTGACCTTACAAGCGGATGGATAAATATGTATGATAAAGACGATGTTTTTGGATATCCATTAAAACCATTAAACGAACAATACAAACATGCAATCACACAAGAAATTGAGATTAACAGCGGGGATCTTATAAATAGCTGGACTCCGTTTTCACATATGTATTATTTCACTACTAAGGATATTATCAAGCAAATCGGTGATGATTTAGCTGAAAGCTGGAAAAAAATAAACTTATCAACGTGA
- a CDS encoding DUF2238 domain-containing protein, with amino-acid sequence MNKNKIHLLLLAIVTAFFIWSFIKPKHYFIWMLEVGPSVLAIVVILFLYNKMRLTTFSYTIIAFLTILTFIGGHFTYDDVPLFDWFQSHFNLKRNHYDRFGHFLKGLLVIVFLEILIRKTALPIGKWAQFLALNMTLAIATLYEIVEWIAGKMSKRTSKDFVGAQGDIWDAQWDMSLTLVGSLIAIILLTKWHNRYLKKSKDSSSDGWS; translated from the coding sequence ATGAATAAAAACAAAATTCATCTACTGCTTTTAGCGATTGTAACTGCTTTTTTTATTTGGTCATTCATTAAACCAAAGCATTATTTTATTTGGATGCTAGAAGTTGGACCATCTGTCTTGGCAATTGTTGTTATTCTGTTTCTTTATAACAAAATGAGACTTACTACATTTTCGTATACCATTATTGCTTTTTTAACAATATTGACATTTATTGGTGGTCATTTTACATATGACGATGTACCATTATTCGATTGGTTCCAATCGCATTTTAATTTAAAAAGAAACCATTATGATCGTTTTGGTCATTTCTTAAAGGGTTTGCTCGTGATTGTCTTCCTAGAAATCCTAATACGAAAGACTGCCCTGCCAATCGGAAAATGGGCTCAATTTTTAGCATTGAATATGACGCTTGCAATTGCTACCTTATATGAAATCGTGGAATGGATTGCAGGCAAGATGTCTAAGCGTACATCCAAAGATTTTGTCGGAGCTCAAGGTGATATTTGGGATGCCCAGTGGGACATGTCACTAACATTGGTCGGATCTCTCATAGCTATAATCCTGTTAACAAAATGGCATAACAGATATTTAAAAAAATCAAAAGATTCCTCTTCTGATGGTTGGTCTTAA
- a CDS encoding energy-coupling factor transporter transmembrane component T produces MHESLTHSESWLHKINPSFKLIILTLLFIFGILIHNVNFMISFTIVTSILFLFFTGHSFKRIILFSLPFIIIFLSTSSSMIFFGEGNKLLFSWGLVHITEESLYRGIHLGFRALSFAMLGLTFALTTRPVYLFYSLMQQLHLKPKYAYSFMAAVRLLPIMIEEFQTIRYAQKVRGVNSPNGLVGYFKMIQSLMIPLLSQSIRRAFRIAVAMEAKRFNNNSKRTFYYQIGFSKFDLLFLAYFVICIGLAYFAAIEYPLFPSTDVRQLN; encoded by the coding sequence ATGCATGAATCATTAACTCATTCAGAAAGCTGGCTCCATAAGATTAACCCTTCTTTTAAATTGATCATCCTGACACTGTTGTTTATTTTCGGTATCTTGATTCATAATGTGAATTTTATGATTTCGTTTACGATTGTAACGTCAATTTTGTTTCTTTTTTTCACCGGACATTCATTTAAGCGGATCATTCTTTTTTCATTGCCATTTATCATCATTTTCCTTTCTACTTCCTCATCCATGATTTTTTTTGGAGAAGGAAATAAATTGCTCTTTAGTTGGGGATTGGTTCATATTACTGAAGAAAGTCTTTACCGTGGTATTCATTTAGGGTTCAGGGCATTATCCTTTGCCATGTTAGGATTAACTTTCGCGTTAACAACGCGCCCCGTATATCTTTTCTATTCATTAATGCAGCAATTACACCTCAAGCCGAAGTATGCATACAGTTTTATGGCTGCGGTTAGACTGCTTCCGATAATGATAGAAGAATTCCAAACCATCAGATATGCGCAAAAAGTAAGAGGAGTTAATTCACCAAATGGGTTAGTCGGTTATTTCAAAATGATTCAGTCCTTAATGATTCCATTGCTCTCACAGAGTATTAGACGTGCATTTCGAATTGCAGTTGCAATGGAAGCGAAGCGTTTTAACAATAACAGCAAAAGAACTTTTTATTATCAGATCGGTTTTTCAAAGTTTGATTTATTGTTTTTAGCCTATTTTGTTATTTGCATTGGATTAGCTTATTTTGCAGCAATAGAATACCCGCTTTTCCCTTCAACTGATGTCCGCCAGTTAAATTAA
- a CDS encoding ABC transporter ATP-binding protein produces MAIETSVDHLRLKFPKEKGMLFKDLSVSFEKGEKVLLLGPSGCGKSTLLQALSGLIPSAIEVPIKYNEIHIPESWGFVFQDPDSQFCMPFVDEEIAFVLENLQVPRSEMKGKITELLNTVGLELDDIHTEIQSLSGGMKQRLAIASVLALNPDVLFLDEPTALIDEQGTSQVWDTIKEVSDEKTVIIVEHKIDQILDFVDRVIVFDPYGEIIADGNVHQVFSKYKDTLHQFGIWYPGVWENHVFDDRKNSEPNIDVMEQNTLILENFKGYRKKEVMVSFDQASASSGEWIAVIGENGAGKSTLLLSLMQLLKTTGKYHINDTQIKGIKDLQNKAYFVFQNPEYQFVTNTVYDELAFALKHQKADADYMNQRVTELLSVFGLSDKKNHHPYHLSLGQKRRLSVATAFIQNPKILLLDEPTFGQDSKNTFRLLEFLEKEQQKGTIIVMVTHDSNIVKHYATSVWEIKNRAVYKMDLSRSEEIACMNH; encoded by the coding sequence GTGGCTATTGAAACATCGGTGGATCATTTAAGATTAAAATTTCCAAAAGAAAAAGGGATGCTATTTAAAGATTTGTCGGTCTCTTTTGAAAAAGGGGAGAAGGTCTTGCTGCTTGGTCCATCCGGGTGCGGAAAATCCACATTGCTGCAGGCACTTTCTGGATTGATTCCCAGTGCGATTGAAGTACCAATCAAATACAACGAAATTCATATTCCAGAATCATGGGGCTTTGTTTTCCAAGATCCCGACTCACAATTTTGCATGCCATTTGTTGACGAAGAAATTGCCTTTGTCCTCGAGAACCTTCAAGTTCCTCGGAGTGAGATGAAGGGGAAAATTACTGAATTATTAAATACGGTTGGACTTGAATTAGATGATATCCATACTGAAATTCAATCCTTATCAGGCGGCATGAAACAGCGTTTGGCGATCGCTTCTGTCTTAGCTTTAAATCCAGACGTCCTTTTCCTTGATGAACCTACAGCTCTAATCGATGAGCAAGGTACCAGCCAAGTTTGGGATACTATAAAAGAAGTATCTGACGAGAAAACTGTGATTATCGTTGAACATAAAATTGATCAGATACTCGATTTTGTTGACCGTGTTATTGTGTTTGATCCATATGGAGAAATTATTGCTGACGGAAATGTTCATCAAGTATTTTCAAAGTATAAAGACACGCTGCACCAATTTGGAATCTGGTACCCAGGAGTATGGGAAAATCATGTATTCGATGACAGGAAAAACAGTGAACCAAATATAGATGTAATGGAACAAAATACTTTAATTTTAGAAAACTTTAAAGGATATCGAAAAAAGGAAGTTATGGTTTCTTTTGATCAAGCATCTGCATCATCTGGTGAATGGATTGCTGTCATAGGAGAGAATGGTGCGGGGAAGAGTACACTTCTTTTATCACTAATGCAATTGTTAAAAACAACAGGTAAATATCACATTAATGATACACAAATTAAGGGGATTAAAGATCTGCAAAATAAAGCTTATTTTGTCTTTCAAAACCCTGAATATCAATTTGTAACAAATACCGTTTATGATGAATTGGCCTTTGCATTAAAACATCAGAAAGCAGATGCTGATTATATGAATCAACGGGTTACAGAGCTGTTATCCGTTTTTGGTCTGAGCGACAAGAAAAATCATCACCCTTATCATCTATCTCTTGGACAAAAACGAAGATTAAGTGTAGCCACGGCATTTATACAGAATCCTAAGATATTGTTATTAGATGAACCTACTTTTGGCCAAGATTCTAAAAACACATTTAGACTCCTAGAGTTCTTGGAAAAAGAACAGCAAAAAGGGACCATTATTGTTATGGTTACTCATGATTCAAATATTGTGAAACATTACGCAACAAGTGTCTGGGAAATAAAAAACAGAGCCGTCTACAAAATGGATCTGTCTCGAAGTGAGGAAATAGCATGCATGAATCATTAA